From the Primulina tabacum isolate GXHZ01 chromosome 3, ASM2559414v2, whole genome shotgun sequence genome, one window contains:
- the LOC142539761 gene encoding dof zinc finger protein DOF5.7-like: MMSHDDKILAGKDESHGSTSRRSAAAKPQEASAAALKCPRCDSTNTKFCYYNNYNLTQPRHFCKTCRRYWTKGGALRNVPIGGGCRKNKKIKSFQRIPGDPKEENGPSDIGGFRFFQGISPAMDFQLGGLNFQRLQPSNTTHLFNQFPSYGNLANICGTTSPGPHLILDPSPTSSPHLGLISTTQGFQEMGSSNLRSNLASSIESLSSINQDLHLKLQQQRLSMMYVGNNQKENSTNIPSVSDHIIEPLVQKPQPILFQNLDISKQDYSNPIGISRKEGADENLSTEWFFENSYAIMTPNAPATSRSYANENWSGSQAWSSDLSHYNSLP; this comes from the coding sequence ATGATGTCGCATGATGATAAAATCCTCGCCGGAAAAGATGAGAGCCATGGATCCACCAGCCGGAGAAGTGCTGCCGCCAAGCCGCAAGAGGCGTCCGCGGCCGCCCTCAAGTGCCCAAGGTGCGATTCAACAAACACCAAGTTTTGTTACTACAATAACTACAACCTTACACAGCCAAGGCATTTCTGCAAGACATGTAGAAGGTACTGGACTAAAGGTGGTGCTTTACGCAACGTGCCGATTGGAGGAGGTTGCAGGAAGAACAAGAAAATCAAGTCCTTTCAAAGGATTCCTGGGGATCCGAAGGAGGAAAATGGGCCATCTGATATTGGAGGGTTCCGATTCTTTCAGGGTATTTCACCAGCCATGGATTTTCAGCTTGGAGGGCTGAATTTCCAGAGGCTCCAGCCTTCAAATACGACCCATCTATTCAACCAGTTTCCATCTTACGGAAATCTAGCTAACATTTGTGGCACAACTTCTCCAGGCCCACATCTTATCCTGGATCCTTCACCAACTTCCTCACCTCATTTGGGATTGATCAGTACTACTCAaggttttcaagaaatgggATCTTCCAATCTCCGCAGCAATCTTGCATCTTCCATTGAGTCTTTGAGTTCTATAAACCAAGACCTTCACTTGAAGTTGCAGCAACAAAGATTATCCATGATGTACGTAGGAAATAATCAGAAAGAGAACAGTACAAATATTCCATCAGTATCAGATCATATTATCGAACCACTTGTTCAAAAACCCCAGCCCATTTTGTTTCAGAATCTAGATATTTCAAAGCAAGATTACTCGAATCCAATTGGGATTTCAAGGAAAGAGGGTGCAGATGAAAATTTATCTACTGAGTGGTTTTTTGAGAATTCTTATGCAATAATGACTCCAAATGCTCCAGCAACAAGTAGAAGCTATGCAAATGAGAACTGGAGTGGGAGTCAGGCATGGAGTTCTGACTTGAGTCACTACAATTCACTGCCGTAA